ATACGGGTTACGCAGCGACTTCCAGATCGAACAGGGTGAGGATCACATGTCTGTGCCGTTTCGCATTCCCACTCGAGTATTGGATGAGTTGGTTGGCGCTCGACGTTTCTGAATACGTTTAATGTCAGTAGCGCATTTGTATGAGGTGCGAGCTTTGTACTCTGTTCGACCTTCAAGTTTGCTATTCTCCCCGCTTTAAACCATCCAAGAGGAATTTTCATGGCTACCACCCGTTCGCGTCGTTTGCGCAAAAAGCTCTGTGTTGATGAGTTTCAGGAGCTGGGTTTTGAGCTGAATCTGGACTTGAAAGACGACCTCAGCGTTGAAGAGATTGATACCTTTCTCGACCAGTTCATCCTGCAGGCCTTGGATGCAAACGGCCTGGATTATGTTGGCGGCGAAGACTTCGGCCTGGTTTGTCTGGCCGGGCGTGGCTCGGTCAGTGAAGAGCAGCGTGCAGCAGTGGAGAGCTGGCTCAAGGGCCGTAGCGAACTGACAAAAGTTGAAGTCAGCCCGCTCTTGGATGCCTGGTATCCAGACAAGCCGATTACTGCGGCATAGCGGTAAGCTGCCTTTCCCGCCCATCCCGTCATTCCCGCCCTCCGTCATTCCCGCCCCTCTCCCGTCATTCCCGCGAAAGCGGGAATCCATTTTGACTTTGGCATCCCAAACTCCCGCACCGTCGAAAGCCCCGACAATGGATCCCCGCTTTCGCAAGGATGACGAATAAGTATATTAATGAATCGTGTGCATCGAATTGCCTGAAAATTCACCATTCGCCACATAGGTCTGTCCGCGCTACTGTCTTCCAAGCTATCCACGAACCTGGAGGTTCTGATGAAAACCCTGGAAGACCAACTGTCGCAATACGCGGCTTACCACCGCGACGCGCGCAATATCGCCACTCACTTTATCGGCATTCCGATGATCGTGGTGGGTGTTGCCGTTCTGTTATCCCGGCCCGCCATTGAGCTGGCGGGTATTGCCGTATCACCTGCGCTGCTGGCAGGGCTGGCGGCGTCCTTCTACTACCTCAAGCTCGACTGGTTTCTGGGCGTGATCATGAGCGTGCTGATGGCGCTGTCGGTCTGGGCAGGTGCGCTGCTGGCGACTGAATCGACTGCGCTCTGGTTGTCTGCCGGTGTCGGGCTCTTTGTGGTCGGCTGGGCGTTCCAGTTTATCGGTCACTTCTGGGAGGGCAAAAAGCCGGCCTTTATTGACGACGTTGCCGGCCTGATCATCGGCCCGCTGTTTGTCGTCGCAGAAGCGCTGTTCATGCTTGGCGCTTTGCCAAAGCTGCGCACGACGATTGAGGGCAGGGCGGGTCATATCCGCTCCGGCAAAACCTCGGCCGCCTGAGTGCCAGCTAGTCGCACTCGCTGTTGGTAATACCCAGTAACCCAGATCATCTGGCGAAACAGGCGTACCCGGCAACCCTCTGCTGTAATCAGTACTGTCCCATGATCTGGCTCGCAACGGGCCAGGCACAGTGCAGAGGGTAACCATCATGATTTATGCAAATCCCGGAGCGGAAGGCTCCGTCGTTTCGTTCAAGGAACGTTACGGCAACTTCATCAACGGCGAGTTCGTCGCGCCGGTCAAAGGGCAGTACTTCAGCAATATTTCCCCCGTCACCGGCGACGCGGTCTGTGAAATTCCCCGGTCCGGCGCTGAAGATATCGAGAAAGCACTGGACGCAGCCCACGCCGCCAGGGCCGCCTGGGGCAAAACCTCCGTGCAGGAGCGGGGCAATATCCTGCTGCAGATCGCTGACCGCATCGAACAGAACCTGGAAAAGCTCGCCGTTACCGAAACCTGGGATAACGGCAAAGCCGTGCGTGAAACGCTGAATGCCGACATTCCGCTGGCGGCCGATCACTTCCGCTACTTTGCCGGTTGTATTCGTGCTCAGGAAGGCACGCTGGCGGAGATTGACGAGTTCACCACCGCCTATCATTTCCATGAACCGCTGGGCGTCGTGGGCCAGATTATTCCCTGGAACTTCCCGCTACTGATGGCCGCCTGGAAGCTGGCGCCGGCGCTGGCGGCCGGAAATTGCGTGGTACTCAAACCGGCTGAACAGACACCGCTGGGCATCCTGGTGCTGATGGAGATCATTGGTGATCTGTTGCCACCCGGTGTACTCAACGTGGTCAATGGCTACGGCCGTGAAGCCGGTGAAGCACTGGCCACCAGCAAGCGCATCGCCAAGATCGCCTTCACCGGCTCAACCCCGGTCGGCCGGCACATCATGCATGCCGCTGCGGAAAACATTATCCCCTCTACCGTAGAGCTCGGCGGCAAGTCGCCGAACATCTTCTTTGCCGACATCATGCAAGCTGAAGAAGCTTTTATCAGCAAAGCCGTCGAAGGCCTGGTGCTGGCGTTTTTCAACCAGGGCGAAGTCTGCACCTGCCCATCGCGGGCGTTGATCCAGGACAGCATGTACGACGACTTTATCGCCATGGCGATCAAACGCACGCAAAGCATCACACGCGGCAACCCGCTGGATACCGACACCATGGTCGGCGCGCAGGCCTCCGAGCAGCAGTTCGACAAGATTCTGTCCTATATGGAAATCGCCCGGCAGGAAGGTGCAGAGTTTCTGATTGGCGGCAGTGCAGAGCAACTGGAAGGCAATATGAACAAAGGCTTTTACATCCAGCCGACCCTGCTCAAGGGCAACAACCAGATGCGCATCTTTCAGGAGGAAATCTTTGGCCCGGTGGTCAGCGTCACCACCTTCAAGGATGAAGAAGAAGCACTGGCCATCGCCAATGACAGCCAGTTCGGCTTGGGTGCAGGGCTGTGGACGCGCGACACCAACCGCGCTTACCGCATGGGTAGGGCGATCCAGGCAGGCCGGGTGTGGACCAACTGCTATCACCTGTATCCAGCTCACGCCGCTTTCGGTGGTTACAAGCAATCCGGGGTAGGGCGGGAAACGCACAAGAT
This genomic stretch from Halopseudomonas pelagia harbors:
- a CDS encoding YggL family protein; protein product: MATTRSRRLRKKLCVDEFQELGFELNLDLKDDLSVEEIDTFLDQFILQALDANGLDYVGGEDFGLVCLAGRGSVSEEQRAAVESWLKGRSELTKVEVSPLLDAWYPDKPITAA
- a CDS encoding DUF962 domain-containing protein, whose product is MKTLEDQLSQYAAYHRDARNIATHFIGIPMIVVGVAVLLSRPAIELAGIAVSPALLAGLAASFYYLKLDWFLGVIMSVLMALSVWAGALLATESTALWLSAGVGLFVVGWAFQFIGHFWEGKKPAFIDDVAGLIIGPLFVVAEALFMLGALPKLRTTIEGRAGHIRSGKTSAA
- a CDS encoding aldehyde dehydrogenase family protein; this encodes MIYANPGAEGSVVSFKERYGNFINGEFVAPVKGQYFSNISPVTGDAVCEIPRSGAEDIEKALDAAHAARAAWGKTSVQERGNILLQIADRIEQNLEKLAVTETWDNGKAVRETLNADIPLAADHFRYFAGCIRAQEGTLAEIDEFTTAYHFHEPLGVVGQIIPWNFPLLMAAWKLAPALAAGNCVVLKPAEQTPLGILVLMEIIGDLLPPGVLNVVNGYGREAGEALATSKRIAKIAFTGSTPVGRHIMHAAAENIIPSTVELGGKSPNIFFADIMQAEEAFISKAVEGLVLAFFNQGEVCTCPSRALIQDSMYDDFIAMAIKRTQSITRGNPLDTDTMVGAQASEQQFDKILSYMEIARQEGAEFLIGGSAEQLEGNMNKGFYIQPTLLKGNNQMRIFQEEIFGPVVSVTTFKDEEEALAIANDSQFGLGAGLWTRDTNRAYRMGRAIQAGRVWTNCYHLYPAHAAFGGYKQSGVGRETHKMILDSYQQTKNLLVSYDVNPLGFF